Proteins encoded together in one Fundidesulfovibrio magnetotacticus window:
- a CDS encoding methyltransferase domain-containing protein has product MDPWFESHYSHAARTIHGMLSTLMPLAGARLLDFGCGDGTTAAGAAALGLGFVVGADTTASFNHLPLHLAANLGHAAQPSNLAFVQIDRSCRLPFAPGAFDAAYSWSVFEHLADIPAALEALRAALRPGGLCLIQIEPLYHSPYGSHLQRLTDIPWGHLLMSTAAFTALAEATPEHAAAPDTGDLLYSLNEFAAYKKHLVEQFLNLNRVTVRQLLHHVRDSGLTPVRVLASKAPAELVPPPQLLCVHSLEDLTTSAVYLLLRR; this is encoded by the coding sequence ATGGATCCCTGGTTCGAGAGCCACTACAGCCACGCCGCACGGACCATCCACGGCATGCTCTCCACGCTCATGCCCTTGGCCGGCGCAAGGCTTCTCGACTTCGGCTGCGGCGACGGCACCACCGCCGCCGGCGCGGCGGCGCTCGGACTGGGATTCGTGGTCGGCGCGGACACCACCGCGTCCTTCAACCATCTGCCCTTGCATCTGGCCGCCAACCTGGGCCATGCCGCGCAGCCGTCCAACCTGGCCTTCGTCCAGATCGATCGCTCCTGTCGGCTGCCCTTTGCCCCGGGCGCCTTCGACGCCGCCTACAGCTGGTCCGTCTTCGAGCACCTGGCCGACATTCCGGCCGCACTGGAGGCCCTGCGCGCGGCCCTGCGCCCCGGCGGACTCTGCCTCATCCAGATCGAACCGCTCTATCACTCCCCCTACGGGTCCCACCTGCAACGTCTCACGGATATCCCCTGGGGACACCTGCTCATGAGCACCGCCGCCTTCACAGCCCTGGCCGAGGCCACCCCCGAGCACGCGGCCGCCCCCGACACCGGCGACCTGCTCTACTCCCTGAACGAATTCGCGGCCTACAAGAAACACCTGGTGGAGCAGTTCCTGAACCTCAACCGGGTCACCGTGCGCCAGCTCCTCCACCACGTCCGGGACTCGGGACTGACACCGGTGCGTGTGCTGGCCTCGAAAGCCCCCGCCGAGCTGGTCCCGCCCCCTCAGCTTCTGTGCGTCCACAGCCTGGAGGACCTGACGACCAGCGCGGTCTACCTGCTGCTGCGACGCTAG